A window from Xiphophorus maculatus strain JP 163 A chromosome 17, X_maculatus-5.0-male, whole genome shotgun sequence encodes these proteins:
- the ube2h gene encoding ubiquitin-conjugating enzyme E2 H has translation MSSPSPGKRRMDTDVVKLIESKHEVTILSGLNEFVVKFYGPQGTPYEGGVWKVRVDLPDKYPFKSPSIGFMNKIFHPNIDEASGTVCLDVINQTWTALYDLTNIFESFLPQLLAYPNPIDPLNGDAAAMYLHRPEEYKQKIKEYIQKYATEEALKEQEEGTGDSSSESSMSDFSEDEAQDMEL, from the exons CATCGAGAGCAAGCATGAAGTCACCATCCTCAGTGGGCTCAATGAATTTGTAGTGAAGTTTTATGGCCCACAAGGAA CGCCGTACGAGGGAGGTGTGTGGAAAGTGCGAGTAGATCTTCCTGATAAATACCCATTCAAATCGCCATCCATAG GATTCATGAACAAGATTTTTCATCCCAACATTGATGAAGC GTCAGGAACAGTGTGCTTAGATGTCATCAACCAGACATGGACAGCTCTTTATG ATCTGACCAACATCTTTGAATCGTTCCTGCCCCAACTGCTGGCTTACCCAAACCCCATCGACCCCCTTAACGGCGACGCAGCTGCCATGTATCTTCATCGGCCAGAGgagtacaaacaaaaaatcaaag AGTACATTCAGAAATATGCAACAGAGGAAGCCCTgaaggagcaggaggaaggAACGGGAGACTCTTCATCTGAAAGCTCCATGTCTGATTTCTCAGAAGACGAAGCCCAGGACATGGAGTTGTAG